The Mercurialis annua linkage group LG2, ddMerAnnu1.2, whole genome shotgun sequence genome contains a region encoding:
- the LOC126668735 gene encoding uncharacterized protein LOC126668735: protein MGDLLGSWKICDICGSVRKINNSISSWIPSIFQPLEANIYPRPSALKVQDSHKIKKPPLPPPQRPVIIYAISPKIIHTKKSKFMVVVQRLTRLSSCNFSAGDGQISPLSRLVATEKVSLGKRSNIINKKSFRNKKPFVSLVEKKEKELKIEEEDNKYWTHAISFFFCLARGSKGISGYKMK from the exons atgggtgacctactgggaagttggaaAATTTGCGATATTTGCGGGTCAGTGCGG AAGATCAACAACTCAATATCTTCATGGATCCCTTCTATTTTTCAACCATTAGAAGCCAACATCT ATCCACGCCCTTCCGCACTTAAAGTACAAGACTctcacaaaattaaaaaaccaCCGCTACCTCCACCTCAACGGCCAGTGATCATCTACGCCATCTCTCCAAAAATCATCCACACCAAAAAATCTAAATTCATGGTTGTCGTTCAACGACTAACCAGACTCTCATCGTGTAACTTCTCCGCCGGAGACGGTCAAATATCGCCATTATCAAGATTAGTTGCAACGGAGAAAGTAAGCCTAGGAAAAAGAAGTAACATCATTAACAAAAAAAGTTTTCGGAACAAAAAACCCTTTGTTTCTCTAGTAGAGAAGAAAGAGAAGGAGTTgaaaattgaagaagaagataatAAGTACTGGACACATGCAATtagtttctttttttgtttagcACGTGGAAGCAAGGGAATTAGTGGGtacaaaatgaaataa
- the LOC126670624 gene encoding translation machinery-associated protein 22 codes for MAEKPKPVRVLYCANCSLPAEYCEFGPDFERCKPWLIQNAPSLYPDLIQEANAQEADNVADQLQSTGISSSGSRGGATSSGGPSATKEEVKRLPGGKIKKKEKQEVIIEKMTRNKRKCITTVKGLELFGVKLSDASKKLGKKFATGASVVKGPTEKEQIDVQGDIAYDIVDFITETWPDVPETAIYFIEDGKKVPAV; via the exons ATGGCAGAGAAACCTAAACCAGTTCGCGTTCTGTACTGCGCAAATTGTAGTTTACCAGCTGAGTACTGTGAATTTGGCCCAGATTTCGAACGATGCAAACCCTGGTTGATCCAAAATGCTCCTAGCCTTTATCCCGATCTCATTCAAG AGGCAAATGCTCAGGAAGCTGATAATGTAGCCGATCAGTTACAATCCACCGGTATTTCATCTAGCGGCAGCCGTGGTGGCGCTACTTCTTCAG GAGGTCCTTCTGCCACTAAGGAAGAAGTAAAACGTCTTCCTGGtggaaaaataaagaagaaa GAGAAGCAAGAAGTTATTATTGAAAAGATGACACGTAACAAGCGAAAATGTATTACCACTGTAAAAGGGCTGGAACTTTTTG gtGTTAAACTTAGTGATGCATCAAAGAAGCTTGGGAAGAAGTTCGCTACTGGAGCCTCTGTTGTTAAG GGTCCTACTGAGAAGGAGCAAATTGATGTTCAAGGAGACATAGCCTACGACATTGTGGACTTCATTACAGAGACCTGGCCAGAT GTTCCTGaaaccgcaatttattttattgaagaTGGTAAAAAGGTCCCTGCCGTCTGA
- the LOC126668734 gene encoding pathogen-associated molecular patterns-induced protein A70-like — protein sequence MVDKLTSTSLWSSTTTWLSPTSLTLFISLNLVIGTIAVFTRYNSTKSATEQRQTETRQLQRAPSLIDRVKSFNLPFYNYSQHDLSEFESSETTMGYVRHDLAPAPAQAQAQSILQRVKSIKSIKSINLFALYRSEEETESAGQEQHKDPGVVEMEPHHHVMRTQSESMVAPVKRKVKAQEKLKKSASEKAMDESQEEEDAESIEKRRPATTSFAGEDDHGVDAKADDFINTFKQQLKLQRLNSLLRYRDLLKGNWALLAFACKKLDQASAFYAEGAFLSFGNEVLNLGVRWKIRSGKDTFIRRDMWLPTSFPFK from the exons ATGGTAGACAAATTAACATCTACTTCATTATGGAGTTCAACTACAACCTGGCTCTCGCCCACTTCTCTTACTCTTTTCATCTCGCTTAACCTAGTCATCGGCACCATCGCCGTCTTCACCCGTTATAACTCCACTAAATCAGCAACAGAGCAGCGACAAACTGAGACCAGACAGCTGCAGCGAGCGCCGTCGTTGATTGACCGAGTTAAGTCGTTCAACTTACCCTTCTACAATTACTCACAACACGACTTATCAGAGTTTGAATCTTCTGAAACGACGATGGGTTACGTACGTCATGATCTGGCTCCAGCTCCAGCTCAAGCTCAAGCTCAGTCCATTTTGCAACGTGTCAAGTCCATCAAGTCCATTAAGTCCATCAACTTATTTGCTTTATACAGATCCGAAGAAGAAACTGAATCCGCGGGTCAAGAACAGCACAAGGATCCGGGTGTAGTTGAAATGGAGCCGCACCATCACGTGATGAGGACACAGTCGGAGAGCATGGTGGCTCCGGTGAAGAGAAAGGTGAAAGCGCAGGAAAAGCTGAAGAAGTCCGCTAGTGAAAAGGCTATGGACGAGTCTCAAGAGGAAGAAGACGCAGAGAGTATAGAGAAGAGGAGGCCTGCAACGACGTCGTTTGCTGGAGAAGATGATCATGGAGTCGACGCTAAAGCTGATGATTTCATTAATACGTTTAAACAGCAATTAAAGTTACAGCGGCTTAATTCTCTTTTGCGTTATAGAGATTTGCTTAAAGGGAA CTGGGCTTTATTGGCTTTTGCATGTAAAAAGCTTGACCAAGCTTCAGCTTTTTATGCAGAAGGGGCATTTTTGTCCTTTG GGAACGAAGTGTTGAACCTTGGTGTTAGATGGAAAATTCGCTCAGGAAAAGACACTTTTATCCGTCGTGATATGTGGCTTCCTACATCCTTTCCTTTCAAGTAG
- the LOC126669395 gene encoding zinc finger CCCH domain-containing protein 64, with protein sequence MAPPRILLCGDVLGRLNQLYKRVQLVNKSAGPFDALFCVGQFFPVSPEQLEEFMDYTEGRTEIPLPTYFIGDYGVAATKVLSAASRSHANLGFKMDGLKISENLFWLKGSGKFTLHGLSVVYLSGKQSTKGQQFGTYSQDDVDALRALAEEPGIVDLFLTNEWPSGITNRASTSEIPNAISDSEGSDSTVSELAAEIKPRYHIAGAKGVFYAREPYSNTDAVHVTRFLGLASVGNKDKQKFIHALSPTPGSTMSSAEISTKPSNTTLSPYTFVEQTGPLKEAMKRTNDNTSDTQYWRYDTSQKRHKTGDAGDKMCFKFVISGSCPRGEKCHFQHDINAREQSLRGVCIDFLIKGKCERGPDCNFKHNLVSEGESYSHRKHGSENANANRSKECWFCLSSPNVESNLIVSIGENYYCALTKGPLVQDHVLLVPIEHSPNTLLLPEECESELFRLRNSLKIYYKKLRKEAILFEWASKHGTHANLQAVPVPLSRAAAVQEIFKMAAEKLGFNFVTMNFTNSDGRKWLRTQFDRSCSFFYVELPDGTVLFHSVEENERFPAQFGREVIAGLLNIPEKADWRTCSLGKEEETKMVNELKRHFEELEPTK encoded by the exons ATGGCTCCGCCAAGAATTCTTCTATGCGGCGACGTTTTAGGCCGTCTTAATCAGCTCTACAAGCGAGTCCAGCTGGTGAACAAATCAGCCGGACCATTCGATGCGCTATTTTGCGTCGGCCAGTTCTTTCCAGTGTCGCCGGAGCAGCTCGAAGAGTTCATGGATTACACCGAAGGACGCACTGAAATTCCTCTTCCGACCTACTTCATTGGTGACTACGGCGTCGCCGCTACTAAAGTACTGTCCGCCGCTTCTAGGAGCCACGCCAACTTAGGCTTTAAAATGGACGGTCTTAAGATTTCTGAGAATCTTTTTTGGTTGAAAGGCAGCGGCAAGTTTACTTTACACG GTTTATCTGTTGTTTACCTATCTGGTAAGCAGTCAACGAAAGGTCAACAGTTTGGAACGTATAGTCAAGACGATGTTGATGCGTTGCGAGCGTTGGCTGAGGAGCCTGGAATTGTTGATCTGTTTTTAAC TAATGAATGGCCAAGTGGGATCACTAATAGAGCTTCTACATCGGAAATTCCTAATGCAATATCGGATTCCGAGGGTAGTGATTCTACTGTTTCTGAGTTAGCAGCAGAGATCAAACCGCG CTATCACATTGCTGGTGCCAAAGGTGTTTTTTATGCTCGTGAACCCTACTCTAATACTGATGCTGTGCATGTTACCCGCTTCTTGGGTCTTGCTTCAGTTGGGAATAAGGACAAACAG AAATTTATCCATGCACTTTCTCCCACTCCAGGATCTACAATGTCATCCGCTGAGATAAGCACGAAACCCTCTAACACTACATTGTCCCCTTACACATTTGTAGAGCAAACAGGCCCGCTTAAAGAAGCCATGAAGAGGACAAATGACAATACATCTGATACACAATATTGGAGATATGATACATCCCAGAAACGTCATAAAACTGGAGATGCTGGTGATAAGATGTGCTTTAAATTTGTTATATCCGGGTCTTGTCCTCGAGGAGAAAAATGCCACTTTCAGCATGACATAAATGCAAGGGAACAATCATTGAGAGGTGTTTGTATTGATTTTCTTATCAAAGGTAAATGCGAAAGAGGTCCAGACTGCAACTTTAAGCATAATTTGGTGAGTGAAGGCGAGAGTTATTCTCACAGGAAGCATGGCTCTGAAAATGCTAATGCTAACAG GTCGAAAGAGTGCTGGTTTTGTTTATCAAGCCCCAATGTGGAGTCAAATCTAATCGTTAGTATAGGGGAAAATTACTACTGTGCCCTGACCAAAGGCCCCCTTGTTCAAGATCATGTGTTATTAGTACCGATTGAGCATTCACCGAATACTCTTTTGCTACCTGAGGAATGTGAATCTGAACTTTTTAGATTGAGAAACAGTCTCAAAATATACTATAAGAAATTAAGAAAGGAGGCTATCTTATTTGAGTGGGCTTCAAAGCATGGTACTCATGCTAATCTTCAG GCTGTTCCTGTTCCATTGTCCCGAGCAGCTGCTGTTcaagaaatatttaaaatggcCGCTGAAAAGTTGGGATTTAATTTTGTGACCATGAACT TCACCAATTCCGATGGGAGAAAATGGTTGAGGACACAATTCGATAGGAGCTGTAGCTTCTTTTACGTGGAACTCCCCGATGGTACAGTTCTTTTCCATTCAGTTGAGGAGAACGAGAGATTTCCAGCACAATTCGGACGCGAA GTTATTGCAGGTTTGCTCAACATACCTGAGAAAGCTGATTGGAGGACTTGTTCACTTGGTAAAGAAGAGGAAACAAAAATGGTAAATGAATTGAAGAGACATTTTGAAGAATTGGAGCCAACCAAATGA
- the LOC126668736 gene encoding uncharacterized protein LOC126668736 has translation MAVICWRIWIARNDKCFNNSEWTVSEVNSRALAQLHEFSSAHVLNNQSSAIVNGSTRQVQRWRLPPPGMIKINFDAALSISNRIAAVGLVCSYSSGYITYSCSHRFPGIVSPEIAEALGMRHAIMIASQLGLRNTIIEGDCLNVISAAQGKKDIPSTIEVIIFDTVRLSSSFIFCDFAYVKRMCNWMAYENFRYIYFFYLIRRKVEEEEVGGASKLCHLKFQAKTGQFSGKDHPHSRHHTHYPIGSYDFSFS, from the exons ATGGCAGTAATTTGTTGGAGAATCTGGATTGCAAGAAATGATAAGTGTTTTAACAATTCCGAATGGACAGTCTCAGAAGTGAATTCCAGAGCATTGGCACAATTACATGAATTTTCATCTGCTCATGTGTTGAATAATCAATCTTCGGCTATAGTTAACGGATCAACTCGGCAGGTTCAGCGGTGGAGGCTTCCACCGCCAGGAatgatcaaaataaattttgatgcgGCCTTAAGTATTAGTAACCGTATTGCAGCTGTTGGTTTGGTTTGTTCATATTCTTCAGGGTACATCACTTATTCTTGCTCTCATCGTTTTCCAGGAATAGTATCTCCTGAAATTGCGGAGGCACTGGGGATGCGGCATGCCATTATGATTGCTTCTCAACTTGGTCTAAGGAATACTATTATTGAAGGTGATTGCTTAAATGTGATCTCTGCAGCTCAAGGCAAGAAGGATATTCCGTCAACAATAGAAGTCATAATCTTTGATACCGTTCGCTTATCATCGTCGTTCATATTTTGCGACTTTGCATATGTTAAGCGAATGTGTAATTGGATGGCCTATGAA AATTTcagatatatatatttcttttatctAATAAGACGGAaagttgaagaagaagaagttggCGGTGCTAGCAAACTTTGCCATTTAAAGTTTCAGGCAAAGACCGGTCAGTTTTCAGGCAAAGACCATCCACATTCAAGACACCATACTCATTATCCAATTGGAAGTTATGATTTCTCATTTTCTTGA